One window of the Nocardia huaxiensis genome contains the following:
- a CDS encoding FecCD family ABC transporter permease, whose translation MTGIDFGRSVLVLRSRRLTARVGIRTVVVCAVLVTAALIMAVLSLGTGDYPIPPDRVVRALFVGDQRFDRLVVWDWRFPRVALALALGAALGVSGAILQSVTRNPLGSPDLVGFNTGAYTGALIVILALGGGGYQTAAGALIGGLLAALAIQLLAFRHNVTGFRLIIVGIGVSAMLSSVNTWLILRADLNAAMSAAAWGAGSLSGVTWPQVAPALVLLAGLGVAAVPASRRLQILELGDDLAQAFGIRVGRDRMLLIVLSVALTAVATAVAGPIAFLALAAPQLGRRLARTPSTALAPAAAMGALLLVTCDWISQRVFAPTTLPVGVVTVSVGGLYLAYLLVAEARRN comes from the coding sequence ATGACCGGAATCGATTTCGGCCGCTCGGTGCTGGTGCTGCGCTCGCGCCGGCTCACCGCCCGGGTGGGCATCCGGACCGTGGTGGTGTGCGCCGTGCTGGTGACGGCGGCGCTGATCATGGCCGTATTGTCGCTGGGCACAGGCGATTACCCGATTCCGCCGGACCGGGTGGTGCGGGCGCTGTTCGTGGGCGATCAACGCTTCGACCGGCTCGTGGTGTGGGACTGGCGTTTTCCGCGCGTGGCGCTGGCGCTGGCCCTGGGCGCCGCGCTCGGTGTGAGTGGCGCGATTCTGCAATCGGTGACCCGCAACCCGCTGGGCAGCCCGGATCTGGTCGGCTTCAATACCGGGGCCTACACCGGCGCGCTGATCGTCATCCTGGCGCTGGGCGGTGGCGGCTATCAGACGGCCGCCGGTGCGCTGATCGGCGGATTGCTTGCGGCCCTGGCCATTCAGCTGCTCGCCTTCCGGCACAATGTCACCGGTTTCCGGCTGATCATCGTCGGTATCGGTGTCAGCGCCATGCTGTCCTCGGTCAATACCTGGCTCATTCTGCGCGCCGACCTCAATGCCGCCATGTCGGCCGCGGCCTGGGGTGCGGGGTCGCTGAGCGGTGTGACCTGGCCGCAGGTCGCGCCCGCGCTGGTCCTGCTGGCCGGGCTCGGCGTGGCCGCCGTCCCGGCTTCGCGGCGCTTGCAGATTCTCGAGCTCGGCGATGATCTGGCGCAGGCGTTCGGTATTCGCGTCGGCCGCGACCGCATGCTGCTGATCGTGCTGAGCGTCGCGCTCACCGCCGTCGCCACCGCCGTCGCCGGGCCGATCGCGTTCCTGGCCCTGGCCGCACCGCAATTGGGCCGCCGCCTGGCCCGCACACCCTCCACGGCCCTGGCTCCGGCGGCGGCCATGGGCGCTCTGCTGCTGGTGACCTGCGACTGGATCTCACAGCGGGTGTTCGCGCCCACCACCCTGCCGGTCGGCGTCGTCACCGTGTCGGTGGGCGGGCTCTATCTGGCGTATCTGCTGGTCGCCGAGGCGCGACGGAACTAG
- a CDS encoding ABC transporter ATP-binding protein, translating to MNEKIGARTEVAVQQETAVRLRADQVRLGYRGRTISDQLSVDIPDGTFTVIIGPNACGKSTLLRALARLLAPERGAVLLDGKAIGAYPAKEVARRIGLLPQTSTAPDGIRVADLVARGRYPHQTLLRQWSRADEEAVTAAMAATGVTELSARSVDELSGGQRQRVWIAMVLAQETPIVLLDEPTTYLDIAHQIQLLDLCRTLNRESGRTVVAVLHDLNHAFRYADHLIAMRDGRVIAAGAPREIVTAELVREVFALGCRIIDDPETGAPLVIPLAENAAEVG from the coding sequence ATGAACGAAAAGATCGGTGCCCGAACGGAAGTGGCGGTACAGCAGGAAACCGCGGTGCGGTTGCGGGCGGACCAGGTCCGTCTCGGCTATCGCGGCCGGACCATCAGCGACCAGCTCTCCGTGGACATCCCAGACGGCACGTTCACGGTGATCATCGGCCCCAATGCCTGTGGCAAATCCACGCTGCTGCGGGCGCTGGCCCGGCTGCTGGCCCCCGAGCGGGGCGCGGTGCTGCTGGACGGCAAGGCCATCGGCGCGTACCCGGCCAAGGAGGTCGCGCGCCGGATCGGCCTGCTCCCGCAGACTTCCACCGCGCCCGATGGCATTCGGGTCGCGGATCTCGTAGCGCGCGGCCGCTATCCGCATCAGACCCTGCTGCGGCAGTGGTCGCGGGCGGACGAGGAGGCGGTGACGGCGGCCATGGCCGCCACCGGCGTCACCGAGTTGTCGGCGCGTTCGGTGGACGAGCTGTCCGGCGGGCAGCGGCAGCGGGTGTGGATCGCCATGGTGCTCGCGCAGGAGACGCCGATCGTCCTGCTGGACGAGCCCACCACGTACCTGGATATCGCCCATCAGATCCAGTTGCTGGATCTGTGCCGCACGCTCAACCGTGAGTCCGGCCGGACCGTGGTGGCGGTGTTGCACGATCTGAACCACGCCTTCCGCTACGCCGATCACCTCATCGCCATGCGGGACGGGCGGGTGATCGCCGCCGGAGCGCCGCGCGAGATCGTCACCGCCGAGCTCGTGCGGGAGGTGTTCGCGCTCGGCTGCCGGATTATCGACGACCCGGAAACCGGTGCGCCACTGGTGATTCCGCTCGCGGAAAACGCGGCCGAAGTGGGCTGA
- a CDS encoding iron chelate uptake ABC transporter family permease subunit translates to MERSRARPRHWPGWLVAAAVLVAACLLSLMVGTKAIPAAQVWDALWGDDGSADALIVTGYRVPRTLLGLLAGVALGVAGCLMQGLTRNPLADPGLLGINAGAAFAITIAVAFLGVSEITSYVWFGFAGAAIASVVVYRLGTAGRQGADPIRLTLAGVAITAVLSGLTKGLILLNAKAFDEMRQWDAGALTGRGYDIIGGAAPFIAVGVVAAVVAARSLNAVALGEDLAHALGVHVGRTRLLTVTALTLLCGTATAAVGPITFVGLAVPHMARWIVGPDQRWIIAYSMLLAPILVLGADVLGRIVIRPDELAAGLVTAFLGAPVLIWLARRTRVSSS, encoded by the coding sequence ATGGAAAGATCTCGTGCCCGGCCGCGACATTGGCCGGGCTGGCTGGTGGCCGCCGCCGTGCTGGTGGCTGCCTGCTTGCTCAGTCTCATGGTCGGCACCAAAGCCATTCCGGCCGCGCAGGTATGGGACGCGCTGTGGGGCGACGACGGCTCGGCCGACGCGCTCATCGTCACCGGGTACCGGGTGCCGCGCACGCTGCTCGGACTGCTCGCCGGGGTCGCGCTCGGCGTCGCCGGATGCCTCATGCAGGGGCTGACGCGCAATCCGCTCGCGGACCCAGGACTGCTCGGCATCAATGCCGGGGCGGCGTTCGCCATCACCATCGCGGTCGCGTTCCTGGGTGTCAGCGAGATCACCTCGTATGTGTGGTTCGGTTTCGCGGGTGCGGCGATCGCCTCGGTGGTGGTGTACCGGTTGGGCACCGCGGGCAGGCAGGGGGCCGATCCGATTCGGCTCACGCTGGCCGGGGTCGCCATCACGGCGGTGCTGTCGGGGCTGACCAAAGGGTTGATCCTGTTGAACGCCAAGGCGTTCGACGAGATGCGGCAGTGGGATGCCGGTGCGCTGACCGGGCGCGGGTACGACATCATCGGCGGCGCCGCGCCGTTCATCGCGGTGGGCGTGGTCGCGGCGGTGGTCGCGGCGCGCTCGCTCAATGCGGTGGCGCTCGGGGAGGATCTGGCGCACGCGCTGGGCGTGCACGTCGGGCGGACCCGGCTGCTCACCGTCACGGCGCTGACCCTGTTGTGCGGCACCGCGACCGCCGCGGTCGGGCCGATCACCTTCGTCGGACTGGCGGTGCCGCACATGGCCCGCTGGATCGTCGGCCCCGACCAGCGCTGGATCATCGCCTATTCGATGCTGCTCGCGCCGATCCTGGTGCTGGGCGCGGATGTGCTGGGGCGCATCGTCATCCGGCCGGACGAACTGGCGGCCGGTCTGGTGACGGCATTCCTCGGCGCACCGGTGCTGATCTGGCTGGCCCGCCGGACGCGGGTGAGTTCGTCATGA